The segment TATCATTTTTCTTTTTCCACTATTATAAAGGGTTCTAAATTTTTTCCTGAATCTTTTAAAGCTTCAATGCATTTTTCTATTAATTCTTCACCCTTACTATCTTGATTAACAGCACTTATAGCCACTTCAACATCTACTTCTATTTCTTTATCTGCTAGGAAAAAATTTGAATTTTCTAAAGATTCTAAAATTTTATTACATATTTCTTGTGCTTTTTCTAAATTTGTATGAGAAATCATCATAGCAAAAATATTGTTTCCACAATGGGCTACTATATCGCTTGAAGAGACATTTTTACTAAAAATTCTACACACACCTTTTAAAAAAGCATTTTTTTCTTTTTGAGTATAAGTTTGCTCAAGAATTTCTTCTTTTACTCTAAAAAATATTAAGGAAGTATGATAATTATATTTTGCATTACTTTCAATGCTTTTTTCTAAATTTTCTAAAAAATATTTTTTATTATAAACTCCAAATTTAGAATCAAAATCACTTTGCTCTTCTATATGTTTATAAGTTTGTCTAACCTCATCAAAACTTTCTTTAATCTCATCTGAATATTTATCTAAAATACTAGAAAATCTTGAAAGATCTGCTTCAAGAGCGTGAATTACATTAGATACTGCTAAATTTCCTGTGCTAATAGCAAGTTCTGAATTACGTCTTCTTAACATATCTTTAACTGTTTCAAGATGTCTATAAATCATAGCAATGTATTGCAATAATGCCGAAGTAGAACTAAAACTTTTTTTGATTTCTTGTTCTATATTTGCACGTTTGATACCATCATCGTTTTGCTCAAATTCCATAATCTCGCTAACTTTTTTCTTAAAAGCTACCGGACGTTCTTCAAGCATTTTTTGAAAATAAACTCCATAATTAGTTGGTGTTGGAGGTACATTATCTTTTACAAGCTCAGTCAAAATAGACTTTGCAAATTTTTCAAATTCACCTCCACTAATTTTTTGAATTTTTGGAGCTTCTTTGGCTGGAGTTGGATCACTACTTAAATTTAAATCAGCAAATAAATCATCATCTAACATTGCTATGCTTTTCCTTATTTAAAACTTTTTTCCAAAACCTTATCGATTAAGCCATATTCTTTAGCTTCTACAGCACTCATAAAAAAGTCTCTATCAGTGTCTTTTTCTATTTTAGAGAGTTTTTGTTTGGTGTTTTTAGCCAAAATATCATTTAAAATCGCTTTTAATCTTAGAATTTCTTTTGCTTGAATTTCTATATCAGTTGCTTGCCCTCTTGCTCCACCTAATGGCTGATGGATCATAATTCTTGAATTTGGCAGAGCAAATCTTTTCCCTGGAGCACCACAACTAAGCAAAAATGCACCCATTGAAGCAGCTTGACCAATACAAATAGTACTTACATCAGCTTTAATATAATTCATCGTA is part of the Campylobacter sp. CNRCH_2014_0184h genome and harbors:
- a CDS encoding GGDEF domain-containing protein, translated to MLDDDLFADLNLSSDPTPAKEAPKIQKISGGEFEKFAKSILTELVKDNVPPTPTNYGVYFQKMLEERPVAFKKKVSEIMEFEQNDDGIKRANIEQEIKKSFSSTSALLQYIAMIYRHLETVKDMLRRRNSELAISTGNLAVSNVIHALEADLSRFSSILDKYSDEIKESFDEVRQTYKHIEEQSDFDSKFGVYNKKYFLENLEKSIESNAKYNYHTSLIFFRVKEEILEQTYTQKEKNAFLKGVCRIFSKNVSSSDIVAHCGNNIFAMMISHTNLEKAQEICNKILESLENSNFFLADKEIEVDVEVAISAVNQDSKGEELIEKCIEALKDSGKNLEPFIIVEKEK
- the clpP gene encoding ATP-dependent Clp endopeptidase proteolytic subunit ClpP, which translates into the protein MSSYIPYVVEKTSRGERSYDIYSRLLKDRIIMLSGEINDDLAASIVAQLLFLEAEDPQKDIYLYINSPGGVVTSGFSIYDTMNYIKADVSTICIGQAASMGAFLLSCGAPGKRFALPNSRIMIHQPLGGARGQATDIEIQAKEILRLKAILNDILAKNTKQKLSKIEKDTDRDFFMSAVEAKEYGLIDKVLEKSFK